The proteins below come from a single Tachypleus tridentatus isolate NWPU-2018 chromosome 13, ASM421037v1, whole genome shotgun sequence genomic window:
- the LOC143235995 gene encoding protein KRTCAP2 homolog, with product MKYLLDTYITIMAVSSGVSCLLSLCLFFLLFAGMQVYKTQLSASQWMTVFGGYLGSLLFILILTAIGNLETSLFGKNFQTKLFPEVALCLLIAMFASGMVHRVCITTCFLFSILALYYLNRISIKAYGQPVSNKPAPIINSKKKKH from the exons ATGAAATATTTACTGGACACGTATATAACTATCATGg CTGTATCCAGTGGAGTGTCATGCTTGTTGTCTCTCTGTCTGTTTTTCCTTCTTTTTGCTGGGATGCAAGTATACAAGACTCAACTCTCAGCAAGTCAATGGATGACTGTATTTGGAGGATATCTTGGTTCACTTCTTTTCATTCTAATTCTTACT GCCATTGGAAATTTAGAAACAAGTCTTTTTGGaaaaaatttccaaacaaagctATTTCCTGAAG TGGCTCTGTGTCTCCTAATAGCCATGTTTGCTTCTGGGATGGTACATAGGGTTTGCATCACTACCTG ctttctcttttcaattctggcTCTTTATTATCTGAATCGAATTTCCATAAAGGCTTATGGACAGCCTGTATCAAATAAACCTGCACCCATTATCAATtccaagaaaaagaaacattag